A section of the Amblyomma americanum isolate KBUSLIRL-KWMA chromosome 2, ASM5285725v1, whole genome shotgun sequence genome encodes:
- the LOC144119478 gene encoding uncharacterized protein LOC144119478: MCNHRRLSYQYVPASVTTLIVHVGTVDIARNGSSSSLERLTLLVEEIRQKRPEIKKIGVSLPLPRGPNRRRRGSNQRFMKWFNGQVSKFKTGVRHLCRRKELGPGVRYIDHGFTSLPLWRFLAADGLHTSFEGVGLLAQHFKAELNYPLHGWQPTPFVARSRCPGRRSGDAAASTPPPSIPPPPPPVPERRYNTRKTYAMAAQQAVPEQSN, from the exons ATGTGCAATCATCGGCGACTCTCTTACCAA TACGTCCCCGCGAGTGTGACCACCCTGATCGTCCACGTTGGGACAGTTGACATCGCAAGAAATGGGTCGTCTTCGTCCCTGGAGAGACTGACACTGCTCGTTGAAGAAATTCGCCAGAAACGACCGGAAATTAAGAAGATAGGCGTCAGCCTTCCTCTTCCCCGGGGCCCAAATCGCCGGCGGAGAGGATCAAATCAACGCTTCATGAAATGGTTCAACGGTCAGGTCTCCAAATTCAAGACCGGAGTTCGTCATCTCTGCAGGCGCAAAGAACTCGGCCCCGGTGTGCGCTACATCGACCACGGATTTACATCGCTGCCTCTGTGGCGCTTCCTTGCTGCGGACGGACTGCACACCAGTTTTGAGGGCGTCGGACTGCTGGCCCAACACTTCAAGGCGGAGCTCAACTATCCACTTCATGGTTGGCAGCCGACCCCGTTCGTGGCACGCAGCAGATGCCCTGGACGCCGCTCTGGAGACGCGGCCGCTTCAACACCACCTCCCAGTataccgccgccgccaccgccagtgCCGGAGCGACGCTACAACACCCGCAAGACCTACGCCATGGCCGCCCAGCAGGCGGTGCCTGAACAGAGCAACTGA